One genomic region from Camelus dromedarius isolate mCamDro1 chromosome 17, mCamDro1.pat, whole genome shotgun sequence encodes:
- the RTP3 gene encoding LOW QUALITY PROTEIN: receptor-transporting protein 3 (The sequence of the model RefSeq protein was modified relative to this genomic sequence to represent the inferred CDS: inserted 1 base in 1 codon; substituted 3 bases at 3 genomic stop codons) produces MEEVWKQVFQELIREVKPWHMWTLKLDKTLLPNILKPEWIQYQHGPVPGERGMXRXYCRKFLFISHCERRLFSTQVQILFHMQWSEKESRGQVXMRVFSQRCQKCSQPSFEVPEFTEKNISRILNSLLRILKTCYREGFTLVEIPMIEEISPEGPHDRDNCEACLLGFCAQSGLGLVVRSPMSPSLPTISSPTLGSQMSSPPRSSATADAKKXKKVLPRTWFSEPTQAESLPTFWSPTANTTFQEERRDQASPSNEDFYFDTAQNHMHRSLGVCCCCLILLIIVIVVAVKITI; encoded by the exons ATGGAAGAAGTCTGGAAGCAAGTGTTCCAGGAATTAATTAGGGAAGTGAAACCATGGCACATGTGGACCCTGAAACTAGACAAAACCCTTCTTCCCAACATCCTGAAGCCAGAGTGGATACAATACCAGCATGGACCTGTGCCTGGTGAGCGGGGAATGTGACGGTAATATTGCAGaaaattcttgtttatttctcactgt gaacgGAGGCTATTTTCTACCCAAGTTCAGATCCTTTTCCACATGCAGTGGAGTGAGAAGGAATCCAGGGGCCAGG AAATGAGAGTCTTTTCCCAGAGATGTCAGAAGTGCTCCCAGCCTTCTTTTGAGGTTCCTGAGTTCACAGAAAAAAACATCTCAAGGATCCTGAATAGCTTGTTGCGGATTCTGAAGACATGCTATAGGGAAGGATTTACGTTGGTAGAGATTCCTATGATTGAGGAAATCTCTCCTGAAGGGCCACATGACAGAGACAACTGTGAGGCATGTCTGCTGGGCTTTTGTGCCCAAAGTGGCTTAGGTCTGGTCGTGCGATCACCAATGTCCCCATCACTTCCCACAATAAGCTCACCCACTCTCGGGTCTCAAATGTCTTCTCCCCCAAGGAGTAGTGCCACAGCAGATGCAAAGAAGTAAAAGAAGGTATTACCCAGAACCTGGTTTTCTGAGCCCACGCAGGCTGAGAGCCTCCCCACATTCTGGAGCCCTACAGCAAACACCACCTtccaggaggagagaagagaccaGGCCTCCCCCTCCAATGAGGATTTCTACTTCGACACAGCCCAGAATCACATGCACAGGAGCTTAGGTGTGTGTTGCTGTTGTCTCATCCTGCTAATCATTGTCATCGTGGTTGCTGTAAAAATCACTATCTGA